From the genome of Anaerofustis stercorihominis DSM 17244:
TCTTTTATTCCAAGCATACCGATATCAGTTTCCAAAACAAATACGTTGGTGAATTCTAATTGTTTATTGGTCTTACCGTCCATTTGTTTATTCCCACAGTGTTCTTTCTTATAAGTATGAGTGGATTCATCAAACGTAAATGTAGAATAATATTCGTTTGAAAAATTAAGCGTTGCTTTTGGACAGGCTGTTAACTTTGTAGTCTCAATAACTTGCTTTTCTTCTTCTTTCTTTCCAAACAACTTATCGAAAAATCCGGGTTCTTCTTCCTCTTTTTTATCTTCTTCCAATACCAAAGGCTCAAAATTAAAAATAGGTTTCTTCTTATCTTCTTTTAAATCGATCCTCATTTTATCGCTTTTTATTGCGTCAGGCAAATTCTTACCTTTTAAATAAGCGGTATGTTCCAAAGCATATTTACCGAGTCTTTCATCGTCTCTGGCAAATAATTTAGAACCGTAAGACATACCGTTAAATCTGTCTATTTTAAGTCTATTTAGAGTATCTGTGGCATATTGATTGCCTCCCCAGTGAACATAAATAGAATCAAAACTATCCGCAAAAATCGGGAAATAATATCTGCAGCTTCTTATAGGGCAAACATTAGGAACCTTCGTATAGTCTCCGTAAACAGCCATAAGTCTGGTTATCGCACCTTCTACGGGGATTTCAAATATAATGTCCGCATCACTAATACCATACTGAGGCATAGCTTCTTTATGATTATTTACCATAACCGCAATAGGTCTCTTCCCTACGGCTTCTTTGGAAATACCTTCCATACCGGTAAGTAAATTCACATCTGCTTTCTTTTCCACTGTCTCTTCTTTACCGCATCCATATAGGAATGAACAGCATAAAAACGTACACATTAAAATTGCTATAATTCTTTTTTTCATAATTTCCCTCCT
Proteins encoded in this window:
- a CDS encoding DUF3048 domain-containing protein, with product MKKRIIAILMCTFLCCSFLYGCGKEETVEKKADVNLLTGMEGISKEAVGKRPIAVMVNNHKEAMPQYGISDADIIFEIPVEGAITRLMAVYGDYTKVPNVCPIRSCRYYFPIFADSFDSIYVHWGGNQYATDTLNRLKIDRFNGMSYGSKLFARDDERLGKYALEHTAYLKGKNLPDAIKSDKMRIDLKEDKKKPIFNFEPLVLEEDKKEEEEPGFFDKLFGKKEEEKQVIETTKLTACPKATLNFSNEYYSTFTFDESTHTYKKEHCGNKQMDGKTNKQLEFTNVFVLETDIGMLGIKELKKVDWTGGNGYYLSNGRVQKIKWSKDSEASDLKVTTPEGNELSVYEGKSYIGVINKKQTKLNTNKEDVQTKEIYAPVADDSSTEK